Part of the Labilibaculum antarcticum genome, TGTAAAATGAAAGCATATGTCGATAGGGAATGCAATAAGGTTTATGAATAATGCGGATCGTGATTCCAGTTTTAGAAAATCGCTTTATAAAATAAATGGGATCGAAGAATTTCAAAAGTTTCAGAACAGTGAGGATCTGGAGTTTTCAAATGATGAATTTGAAGAAGCTTTTAATCATTTGCATTCTGAATGTCAGTTTGCTGAACAGGCAGATACGCTTTTTAACCTGAAACATTTATTTGAATTAATCATTTGTGATACAAAATAATACATCTATGAGTACTATATACCGGGAGTTAACAAAAATAAAAGGTCTGATTGAAGAATTGGGATTTACAATTTCTTACCCTTATGATGATTTGTTATTTGTAGATAGTAATGCTTTCTTGATTCAGTTTGATGATTCGAAGAAAGATTCCTTTTTTGCTTTTTTTAATGAAAGCATGAATGATGCTGTTGTGGCCGATCTGGTGGAAAAAATGAAAGGATTGGCTCTTGCTAAAAAGCTTGAAATTAAATCGAAAGGTAGGTTTCAAATGAAACAAAAGGAGGGAAGCGATGAAGAATTGGAGTTGGAATTTATTTCCTGATCATCTAGATCAGGAAATTGTTATCGATAAAATTCTGGAACTTTTCTTTGTATTGATCACTTATGGGAATGTAAACATCATTAAAAATAATTCGGTTACGTTCTATGGTCGTTATTTTTTGCAGGTTTACAATGTAGGAGCGGTGAACTCTCATGAATGTTGAAGAGGGCAGTTTTTCTTCGATCTTTTTCATGCTAAGCAATGTCATTAAGGGTTTGGCATTTTCAAGATGAATGCGCACATACTCCCTCATTCCTTCAATGTAAAGAATATTTTCAATCTCGATTCGGATGATTTTGTATTCGGATTTAATAAACAAATGGTTCGAGCTTGCTTTAAGATCTTCAGTGCCAATTTTTATACGATCGAAGTGTGTTTGCGCCTTTAGTGCAGATTTTAAAAAAGTAGCATAATCAAGCGGTTTTAGTATGTAATCAAGTGCATTTACCTTAAATCCATCAAGTGCATATTCACTATAGGCAGTCGTGAATATAATTTCAGGACCATTGTTTAGCGATTTAGCCATGTCCATTCCATTCAAATCGGGCATGTGAATGTCCAGAAAAATCAGGTCTATCTTGTTTTCATTGATGTACTGTAAAGCATCCATGGCATTGTCGAAACCGGCTTGTAAATTTAGAAAAGCAGTTTTCTCAATATATCCTGTAATTTGCTTCAGAGCCAATGGCTCATCGTCTATGGCTATGCAGTTAATCATTTTTTAAAGGTATAATTAGTTTTACTTGATATTCATTTTCAGATTCAATAATGTCGAAGCTTTGCTCACCATCGAATAATATATCCAGTTGTTTACGCAAATTGACCAATCCTACACCAGTTCCTTTTTCTATTTTGGACTTAGGTGAAACACTGTTTTTTATTTCAAAAGATAGCTGTTCTTGATCTTGTTTTGCATGAATGGAAATATAGGATTCTTTGGAATAACTAATGCCATATTTAAAGGCATTTTCTACTAAAGAGATAAAGAGTAAGGATGGGATTTTTTGATGATCATCTGGTATCTCAAAATTGACATCAATCTTCACTTTGTCTGAATATCTAATTCGCATCAAGTCGATGTATGAGTTTAAAAATTCAAATTCGGCTCTGATTGTTGCTGTTCCCTGTTGAGATTCATTGAGCAAATATCTCATCAGTTTTGACAGTTCAATTACCGATTTTTGTGCTTGAACTTGGTCTATTTCAATTAGTGCATGGATGTTATTAAGTGTGTTCATGAAAAAGTGCGGGCTAATTTGAGTTCTCAGAAAAGAGAGTTCTGTTTCCAGATGAATCTTCTCTTTTTCCTCGCGTTGCAATTCTTCTTTTTGTCTGCTGATTCCCAGTTTAATTGCATTGTTAAAGCCAACAACCAAAAATGAAATAATCATATTCTCAAATATGAGATAACTGAAAGGTTTGTTTCCTCTTAGTTGTGAATGCCTGCCAAAGGGTGGCGGTTCGGGAAACGCACCCATCGAATCAGGTGACATTGGTCCTTCTGGATGCATTGGGATTCTTTCTGGACCTGGCCCTTGAAACAAAAAATCGTGTAATATTTGGGGTAAATTGTTAAAAACAGAAAATAAAATAACAATTGTTAATATTGAAATAGAATACCCAATCAGCTTTTGTTTGAAAAAAAGTTTGGGAGCCAATAAGCTGTTGTTGATAATGAAAATCAGTAAAAAAGGAAGGATACGAATCCACTCCAGAATAACTCTGTCCCAATTGAATTCATCGCCGCCTTTTAGGGTGAAAACAGGTAGGGATAAAACCATCAACCATAGCAATGCATAGATCAGATTCTCGCTTCGTTTTTGTGTAATTATCATATTAGGTAAAGATTGTTTCTGTAAAAATATCCAAATAATTCATTTTTTTGTGAGAGAGATGCAAATAGTTCTTTTATTTATGATTCGTTTTTATCATTTCTTAGAAAGGCATCCAATTTTAAATTGAATTAGGCTTTGGCCAGCTTCCGAATGGCTGTTTCTCAAATTGCATACTGCCATCATCTCCTTTAAAAATATTAATCCAGGCCTGCCAGTTTTCATTGTCCATTTCAGGATAATCCATGCGATAATGACTGCAACGGCTTTCTTTCCGCATCAGGGATGCTTTCAGTTTCATTTCAGCAGTTGTAATCATATTAACCGTTTCGTGGGCCAATCGCAATTCGTGCATATCAGCTGCTCTTAGCATGGGAACATGGTGATCGCGTAATTCTTCAACATAGGCTAGAGCAGCCTTAAGCATGTTCTCTTTTTTTACATACAAAACAAAGTTCGGAATCATGATTCCTTGTAAGGTTTGGGTTACCCAAGCCGGACTGTAACCTGCTTCCCGATGCAAGGGAGCCAATATTTTTTCTTTAATGTCTTGAATTTTACCTTTAGAAATTACATGCGTGCTTATATTGGCAGAATATTCTGCAGCAGCTTCGCCGGCAATTGCCCCCTGAACAGCTGAGCCTGCTAATGATGAGCCTATTTGAGTATAAATACCTCCAGACATGTGAGAGCCGAGAGCATCGCCCGCAGCATACAATCCAGGAATGTTCGATTCACATTTGTCGTTAATGGGTACGAGTCCTTCCGATTTGTGTATGGCCATTCCTGCAGATGATCCACCTACTGATACACCACCCATTCCTGGAGGGCCTCCACCTTCACCTGACTTTTCTCCTCTTGGCGGTCTTTTACCATCTTCGGGTCCATTCATAGGTCCCTCTTTACGATTTTCTTGTCCACTTCGATTGAATTCATCTGGAGTGAATGGTCCACCAGAAGTTTTCTTATTGGCTCCAGCACCCGGAGGACTCATTTGCACAGGATTTCCATTGGTGTAGGCTACGTAGTTCAAGTCAACACCTAAATCGTGATGGACTTCAATACCATTCACACTTGGTTTGCGTTCGAACATATTGTGCCATCCATTGAAACAGTCAGCGGCATTTGTGGCTTGTCCCAGGTGGCCATCATTCCATTCTTTTCCTGTTACTTTGGCTCCAATATTATAAGCCATTATTGTTCCATCGTGAGTAAGGTCACAAATGGGGAACCCATTAGGTTTAAACCCTCCAGCTCCGGTACAAAGAATAACACTTTTTGCATTAAAAATGTAAACCTTCTCATCATCGAGACTAAAACCTGCAGCGCCGACAATTTTACCCTGCTCTTTTATTAAACTGGTGATTACAATTCGTTCCAGTAAAGCAATTTTTCTTTCGTTTATCGGTTTGCTGAATGACTTGTTGTACAATGCAGAATCGAAAAATCCCCATTCGCGAAGCTCTTGAACTCTTGCGAACGAGTGTTCAGCCATTTGTTTGGTGTATACCGAGTTGTTCGATCCCAATGCGGAACGAGAAACCGTAGCAGTAAATTCATCAATGGAGACTTTCGCTGTGTTTGGATCGTAAGCAAAAATACCTTTGGCAAAAGGCGTTTGCCCCGATGAACCAAGTCTTCCTTTTGAAATCATCACTGTTTTCGCGCCGGCATCATGTCCCTTAACAGCTGCAAATAGTCCAGCCATTCCACCGCCAATAACCAAAATGTCAGTTTCTTCTTCTATGTATTTTAATGATTTTAGATCAATATCTGTTTTGTTTGCAGCCCAACCTGCAATACCCATTGAGGCAAGAGTCGCCATGCCAATTGCTCCGCCGGCCAGTCCCATAAATTTTCTACGGGTTATTTCATTTCTGTTATTTGTATTTGTCATTTGGTATCCTCCGATTTTTTTAAAAGGTAGGTTTTTAGTAATAAAAATATTCCGATCCCCGAAAGGACAATAATGAAGATGAACATAGCTGAGTGGATGTGTCGTCCCAGATCAATTATGTGCCATGCGGCTGTTGCAATAAAAGCAATCGATAAAATTCCATGAAAGACTCTCCATGTTTTGTAATTCATTCCTAATCTATTTCGAAAAATAGAGCTTACACCTAAAATTAGCATCAAACACCATGCGATTATCCCAAGAACTATTCCTGTACTGTTTAAGCTTGTGATGATGGTGAAAAAAGCATCAATTGGTTCTACTCCCGATTCAAAATACCGAGGAAGAACAAGTAGAAAAGGATGAATCAGCAAAATAGATACAAATACATATCCAAGGTATTTGTGCAGTTTCAGTACTTTGCTCATTTTATGATCTTTTAGGATGTTTTTGTTGCTGCGAGCCAGATAAAATTGGGCTAACATCATGCAAAAGGCAATGATAGTGAGTAATGAAATTCCCTCCTTCAGAATACTGCGTGCAGGGTAATTTCCTAAGCCCAGAAAGAGGATTGGCAATCCAAGAAAGATAAATACTGCCGCTATGATATTAATTTTTTTAATTCGTTTTTCCATAATTACCCCCATGAAACAATTACTGGTATCGATTTTTCCGGAGTAATTGTAATGGCATCTACCGGACAATACATTCTGCATAAGTGGCAAATTTGACAATCTGCCGGATATTTTATAGTCGCTTTTTTTGTTTCCGGATCCAAACGAATTACGTCGGTAGGGCAGGTTTTTACGCAAATTCCGCAACCTATACATCCGTTTATATTTTCTATAGCCATCGCTTTGTTTTATGTGATGATATTACCTTTATATGGTAAAGTAACATGATCGTATCCAAGGGAGGAAATCGGATCAACGAATGGGCAAATTTTATCAACGAATGGGGGAATTAGAATTACAGGAGGGGAGTTTCTTGCTTCGGGAAATATAGCTTTAAACTGTATGTAATGAAAAAAAAATACCAGAACACCCACATTAGGGTAGTTCTGGTAACTAGCACACTACTATTATTCTTTCTTAACGTCTTTTTTGAGGGCCATTTTGTTTGGGCTTATTCTCTTTCAGAAAAGCTTCAAACTGTTCTTGTTGTTCGGGTGATAAAATTGCTTTCACTTCTTTCTCAAATTTTGATTCGAACGCATCCATTTCGTTTTTACTCGGTTTTGAGTTTTTTACTTTCGCAGATATTTCTTTGAAATGAGCAGTGTATAAATCTGAAAGCTGTTCGCTTTTTTCATCTGTTAAATCAAGAGTTTTGCTTAATTCGCTCACCATTTTCTTGATTTGTGTTGTGTTTGGAATTGGAGGAGGTCCTTGCTGTCCTCCCGGTTGGGCTTGCAAAAGGTTTCCGCTAATCGCTGTTATAGCTACTATCATTAGTATGCTTGCGATTTTCTTTATATCTGTTTTCATGATTGTAAAATATTAATATTTGTGTTTTTATCGTCAAATTATTTGGTGTCACGTACTAAGCGGATGTAATTCAGAATGCGTACTGCATCGCCCTGTGGACCGTGCCCTTCGGAATATTCACTTGGATCACCCGATTTAGGATCGCTACGCTGTGCTCCGGCACCGTGCACGTCTGTCCAATTGATTGAATCCGAAGAAGAATCGATATTGTCTGTAGGAGGAGGTCCTTGTTCACCTTCCGTTGGGGGGTTTTGATCATCTGGCAGTATAGTAGACTCGTTTCCCATGGCGCGACCAAAAGCAACATAGGCTCCCCAACCACCGTTATTATCATTACCTGTAGTTGCGTGTGTTGTTCCACTCCAGTAAAAAGGATAATCAACTTCACCAGCTTCGTTCGTTATTTGTGTGCAGTTAAAAATTGGATTGATAGCTGCAGAAGCAGATGATTGTGGAGAACGGGAATAGTCAACAATACTCTGCAATTCTTTTGCACTTGGTAAGCGCCAGTCTGAACGACCTGCGAATTCAAAGCTTTCGGCATAAGCAAGAGCATTTTGCCAATTCATACCTTCGTCACTATCATCCTGCATCCACATTAAATCTGTTGCTAAATCGCTTATTGTTCCATCGGCATTGTCCGAAAAATTATTTTCACCATATGTCGTGTTACCACGAACCATCAAATAGTTAAATACTTTCGCTTGTCCCATCATAGTTGTTCCGTAGCCTTTAATACGTCCATCTGCAAAGTTGACACCAAAAACCATCTCGATTTCAGTATTACCAACAGATACATTAGTTGAGGCACATTGTACATCGATCAAGCGTTCGCCTGCATCGGTATCACCATAATTGAAGCCAAAATAATCGGTATTGATAAAAGGTGTTAATCCTTCGGTTGAAGTTCCTTCATAACCACTAATATCGCGACCGCTGAACATCATTAAGGAGTATTGTTCTTTGATTGTAGGTACTCTCCAATCGGTATAATCTCCTGTAGCCACCTCACTGGCTAAAGCTAGTATTTCGGCATAAGTTAATTTGTCGTCATAATTGATAAGTCCATCACTGTTGTGATCCAATGTGTTTTGCCACATGAGTCCGGTTACCATATCTGTTACGGTTCCATCTCCATTGTCAACATATTGCGGTGTAGTTCCTGGATAATTCGCATTTTGGCCATAAAAATCATCGCCCGAAGAGGGAGTCGAGATATTTGTTGTATTGTTGAAAGCGGTAGATTGATTTGTTCCAACAATAGGGTAGCCAGAAATGTCTGGTAAGTTTTCAGTTATATTTTCACTATCAGAAATAGTGTCATCATCGCTACAAGCGA contains:
- a CDS encoding Lcl C-terminal domain-containing protein, giving the protein MRLNWILISSLALLASTFACSDDDTISDSENITENLPDISGYPIVGTNQSTAFNNTTNISTPSSGDDFYGQNANYPGTTPQYVDNGDGTVTDMVTGLMWQNTLDHNSDGLINYDDKLTYAEILALASEVATGDYTDWRVPTIKEQYSLMMFSGRDISGYEGTSTEGLTPFINTDYFGFNYGDTDAGERLIDVQCASTNVSVGNTEIEMVFGVNFADGRIKGYGTTMMGQAKVFNYLMVRGNTTYGENNFSDNADGTISDLATDLMWMQDDSDEGMNWQNALAYAESFEFAGRSDWRLPSAKELQSIVDYSRSPQSSASAAINPIFNCTQITNEAGEVDYPFYWSGTTHATTGNDNNGGWGAYVAFGRAMGNESTILPDDQNPPTEGEQGPPPTDNIDSSSDSINWTDVHGAGAQRSDPKSGDPSEYSEGHGPQGDAVRILNYIRLVRDTK
- a CDS encoding sensor histidine kinase — encoded protein: MIITQKRSENLIYALLWLMVLSLPVFTLKGGDEFNWDRVILEWIRILPFLLIFIINNSLLAPKLFFKQKLIGYSISILTIVILFSVFNNLPQILHDFLFQGPGPERIPMHPEGPMSPDSMGAFPEPPPFGRHSQLRGNKPFSYLIFENMIISFLVVGFNNAIKLGISRQKEELQREEKEKIHLETELSFLRTQISPHFFMNTLNNIHALIEIDQVQAQKSVIELSKLMRYLLNESQQGTATIRAEFEFLNSYIDLMRIRYSDKVKIDVNFEIPDDHQKIPSLLFISLVENAFKYGISYSKESYISIHAKQDQEQLSFEIKNSVSPKSKIEKGTGVGLVNLRKQLDILFDGEQSFDIIESENEYQVKLIIPLKND
- a CDS encoding ferric reductase-like transmembrane domain-containing protein, giving the protein MEKRIKKINIIAAVFIFLGLPILFLGLGNYPARSILKEGISLLTIIAFCMMLAQFYLARSNKNILKDHKMSKVLKLHKYLGYVFVSILLIHPFLLVLPRYFESGVEPIDAFFTIITSLNSTGIVLGIIAWCLMLILGVSSIFRNRLGMNYKTWRVFHGILSIAFIATAAWHIIDLGRHIHSAMFIFIIVLSGIGIFLLLKTYLLKKSEDTK
- a CDS encoding 4Fe-4S dicluster domain-containing protein, with the protein product MAIENINGCIGCGICVKTCPTDVIRLDPETKKATIKYPADCQICHLCRMYCPVDAITITPEKSIPVIVSWG
- a CDS encoding FAD-dependent oxidoreductase; translation: MTNTNNRNEITRRKFMGLAGGAIGMATLASMGIAGWAANKTDIDLKSLKYIEEETDILVIGGGMAGLFAAVKGHDAGAKTVMISKGRLGSSGQTPFAKGIFAYDPNTAKVSIDEFTATVSRSALGSNNSVYTKQMAEHSFARVQELREWGFFDSALYNKSFSKPINERKIALLERIVITSLIKEQGKIVGAAGFSLDDEKVYIFNAKSVILCTGAGGFKPNGFPICDLTHDGTIMAYNIGAKVTGKEWNDGHLGQATNAADCFNGWHNMFERKPSVNGIEVHHDLGVDLNYVAYTNGNPVQMSPPGAGANKKTSGGPFTPDEFNRSGQENRKEGPMNGPEDGKRPPRGEKSGEGGGPPGMGGVSVGGSSAGMAIHKSEGLVPINDKCESNIPGLYAAGDALGSHMSGGIYTQIGSSLAGSAVQGAIAGEAAAEYSANISTHVISKGKIQDIKEKILAPLHREAGYSPAWVTQTLQGIMIPNFVLYVKKENMLKAALAYVEELRDHHVPMLRAADMHELRLAHETVNMITTAEMKLKASLMRKESRCSHYRMDYPEMDNENWQAWINIFKGDDGSMQFEKQPFGSWPKPNSI
- a CDS encoding LytR/AlgR family response regulator transcription factor is translated as MINCIAIDDEPLALKQITGYIEKTAFLNLQAGFDNAMDALQYINENKIDLIFLDIHMPDLNGMDMAKSLNNGPEIIFTTAYSEYALDGFKVNALDYILKPLDYATFLKSALKAQTHFDRIKIGTEDLKASSNHLFIKSEYKIIRIEIENILYIEGMREYVRIHLENAKPLMTLLSMKKIEEKLPSSTFMRVHRSYIVNLQKITTIERNRIIFNDVYIPISDQYKEKFQNFIDNNFLI